In Mucilaginibacter celer, one DNA window encodes the following:
- a CDS encoding lmo0937 family membrane protein, translated as MNSILYIIAVILIIGWAIGTFAYAAGSLIHILLVIAVIAVLLGVIRGRSAV; from the coding sequence ACATCATCGCCGTTATCTTGATAATTGGCTGGGCCATTGGCACATTCGCTTATGCTGCAGGTAGCTTAATTCACATCTTATTGGTTATCGCCGTTATCGCTGTGCTCCTGGGCGTAATCAGGGGAAGATCGGCGGTTTAG